From Desulfovibrio legallii, one genomic window encodes:
- a CDS encoding NFACT RNA binding domain-containing protein — MDAHLFRRCCDALTPLLQGARLEKLQEPAPGLLALTFFGGGRKRLLCLRHGRKDPFLFVTEQRLTAGIAPSAAVMRLRKYAAGRRVAACVPCYWARQLWLLPAGSGSASLPWLVLDLREGPGLRFLAPDATPEEERPAWPEPQELAAALQDWRSWPVLTPALRRTLALLEPPEQWALLEDLRQGGGDIFLYALAGGPCRAVSAWPLPAPLREGLRMAAEAAQARAVTEQGGDDILPLLERAGADLVLARLAADAAKEADRPLSRRETKLRRLLDKLREEEARLTGMCAAGADALALQAELWRWPADLRAPSVKVSAGAHGPAREIALDPRYSVREAMTRFFHTAARGKRGLVHLGERRAALEAELAALRAARGLGLPVSAPASAGASADVAGLAAAAPRNVQVFVSEDGFVLLRGRDAKGNLAARKLAAPHDIWLHAENGPGAHVIIRRAHAGQEVPARTLDQAGSLAAGKSWQKDAARARIQYAEVRHVKPLRRAPAGTVRVDKVLASREVPVDPGLETQLLPQAVR; from the coding sequence ATGGATGCCCACCTTTTTCGCCGTTGTTGCGATGCCCTGACGCCTCTGCTGCAGGGCGCGCGTCTGGAAAAACTGCAGGAGCCCGCGCCGGGCCTGCTGGCCCTGACCTTTTTTGGCGGCGGGCGCAAGCGCCTTCTTTGTTTGCGGCACGGCCGCAAAGACCCTTTTCTTTTTGTTACTGAACAGCGCCTTACGGCCGGCATTGCGCCTTCGGCGGCGGTCATGCGCCTGCGCAAATACGCGGCAGGCCGTCGGGTGGCGGCCTGTGTGCCGTGTTACTGGGCGCGCCAGCTCTGGCTTTTGCCCGCCGGATCGGGCAGTGCAAGCCTGCCCTGGCTGGTGCTGGATTTGCGCGAAGGCCCCGGCCTACGCTTTCTTGCCCCTGACGCCACGCCAGAGGAAGAGCGCCCCGCCTGGCCCGAACCGCAGGAGCTTGCCGCCGCCCTGCAGGACTGGCGCAGCTGGCCCGTGCTCACTCCGGCGCTGCGCCGCACCCTGGCCCTGCTGGAGCCGCCGGAACAGTGGGCCTTGCTGGAAGACCTGCGACAGGGGGGCGGCGATATTTTTCTTTACGCTCTGGCAGGGGGCCCTTGCCGCGCCGTCAGCGCCTGGCCCCTGCCCGCGCCCTTGCGGGAGGGCCTGCGCATGGCGGCGGAGGCCGCGCAAGCCAGAGCGGTGACGGAGCAGGGCGGGGACGATATTTTGCCCCTTCTGGAGCGCGCGGGCGCGGACTTAGTGCTGGCGCGCCTGGCCGCGGACGCCGCCAAAGAAGCGGACCGGCCTCTGAGCCGCCGTGAAACCAAACTACGCCGCCTGCTGGATAAACTTCGGGAAGAAGAGGCGCGCCTTACGGGCATGTGTGCCGCCGGGGCCGACGCGCTGGCCCTGCAGGCCGAACTCTGGCGCTGGCCGGCGGATCTGCGCGCGCCCAGCGTAAAGGTAAGCGCCGGAGCCCACGGCCCAGCCAGAGAAATAGCCCTGGACCCGCGCTACAGCGTACGGGAAGCCATGACCCGGTTTTTTCATACGGCTGCAAGGGGCAAGCGGGGCCTGGTCCATCTGGGCGAACGCCGCGCCGCCCTGGAGGCAGAATTGGCCGCCCTGCGGGCCGCGCGCGGTCTGGGCCTGCCCGTCAGCGCCCCCGCCAGTGCGGGCGCAAGTGCGGATGTGGCCGGCCTGGCGGCGGCCGCTCCCAGAAACGTTCAGGTCTTTGTGAGTGAGGACGGCTTTGTGCTGCTGCGCGGGCGCGACGCCAAGGGCAACCTGGCCGCCCGCAAGCTGGCCGCGCCGCACGACATCTGGCTGCACGCGGAAAACGGTCCCGGCGCGCACGTCATTATCCGCCGGGCCCACGCCGGGCAGGAGGTGCCTGCGCGTACCCTGGATCAGGCCGGTTCTCTGGCTGCGGGCAAAAGCTGGCAGAAGGATGCGGCCCGCGCCCGCATCCAGTACGCTGAAGTGCGCCACGTCAAGCCTTTGCGCCGCGCTCCGGCGGGCACCGTGCGGGTGGATAAGGTGCTGGCCTCGCGCGAGGTGCCCGTGGACCCTGGCCTGGAAACCCAGCTTTTGCCGCAAGCCGTCCGCTAG
- the dksA gene encoding RNA polymerase-binding protein DksA, whose amino-acid sequence MDHKDLEYFRKLLTGMLEEAQQKGDSTLEELTDSNEVFADPADRATAESDRAFTLRIRDRERRLIRKIQAAITRIDDGTYGICEECGDDISIARLKARPVTRLCINCKAKQEEDEHLRGD is encoded by the coding sequence ATGGATCACAAGGATTTGGAGTATTTTCGCAAGCTGCTCACCGGGATGCTGGAAGAAGCCCAGCAAAAGGGCGACAGCACCCTTGAAGAACTGACCGACAGTAACGAGGTCTTTGCCGACCCCGCGGACCGTGCCACGGCGGAATCCGACAGGGCCTTTACCCTGCGCATTCGCGACCGGGAGCGCCGCCTGATCCGCAAAATCCAGGCCGCCATCACCCGCATTGACGATGGCACCTATGGTATTTGCGAAGAATGCGGCGATGATATCAGCATCGCCCGGCTCAAGGCCCGCCCCGTGACCCGCTTGTGCATCAACTGTAAAGCCAAACAGGAAGAAGACGAGCATCTGCGCGGCGATTAG
- a CDS encoding tRNA(5-methylaminomethyl-2-thiouridylate) methyltransferase, protein MKNPQIITLFSGGLDSLLTAKLLERQGLTVRCLHFTAPFFGSAASVPHWRQEYGLDIAVQDVSEAFAALLRAWPAHGFGKVLNPCVDCKILLLREARKYMEAVGAQGLATGEVLGQRPMSQRRDTLNVILRDAAVRDVLLRPLSALHLPPTPLEESGLVDRDRLLGIWGRGRQDQLALAREMGIREVPTPGGGCRLTERENARRYWQVLTLTDAPTGADFALANLGRQFWHRTAEAAYWLCVGRNSADNEKLAAAARPGDLLLRLRDLPGPLALARKGAIWPLPVLESAAAHAASYAPKAMALGGAVAVRLVPDGVRGDLQITPARQEDAWGEPAWETVKAAVKAAARARTACAD, encoded by the coding sequence ATGAAAAATCCCCAAATTATCACGCTGTTTTCCGGCGGGCTGGACAGTCTGCTTACCGCCAAGCTGCTGGAACGTCAGGGTCTGACCGTGCGTTGCCTGCACTTCACGGCGCCTTTTTTCGGCAGTGCCGCATCCGTGCCGCACTGGCGGCAGGAATACGGTCTGGATATTGCGGTCCAGGACGTGAGCGAGGCCTTTGCGGCCCTGCTGCGGGCCTGGCCTGCGCACGGCTTCGGCAAGGTGCTCAACCCTTGTGTGGACTGCAAGATTCTGCTGCTGCGCGAGGCCCGCAAGTATATGGAGGCCGTGGGCGCGCAGGGTCTGGCCACGGGCGAGGTGCTGGGCCAGCGGCCCATGTCCCAGCGGCGGGACACGCTCAACGTGATTCTGCGCGACGCGGCGGTCAGGGATGTGCTGCTGCGACCTTTGAGCGCCCTGCATCTGCCGCCTACGCCCCTGGAAGAAAGCGGCCTGGTAGACCGGGACCGGCTGCTGGGCATCTGGGGACGCGGCCGGCAGGACCAGCTGGCGCTGGCGCGAGAGATGGGCATCAGGGAAGTGCCTACCCCCGGCGGCGGCTGCCGCCTGACGGAACGGGAAAATGCCCGCCGCTACTGGCAGGTGCTTACGCTGACGGACGCGCCCACGGGCGCGGACTTTGCCCTGGCCAACCTGGGGCGGCAGTTCTGGCACAGAACGGCAGAAGCGGCCTACTGGCTGTGCGTGGGGCGCAACAGCGCGGATAATGAAAAGCTGGCCGCGGCGGCTCGGCCGGGGGATCTGCTTTTGCGGCTGCGCGACCTGCCTGGTCCGTTGGCCCTGGCCCGCAAGGGCGCGATCTGGCCCTTGCCCGTGCTGGAATCGGCCGCGGCCCACGCAGCCTCTTACGCGCCCAAGGCTATGGCCCTGGGCGGGGCGGTGGCGGTGCGCCTTGTGCCGGACGGCGTGAGGGGGGATCTGCAAATCACGCCCGCCCGCCAAGAGGACGCCTGGGGTGAACCCGCCTGGGAGACGGTCAAGGCCGCCGTCAAGGCAGCGGCGCGGGCCAGAACCGCATGTGCGGACTGA
- a CDS encoding sigma-54-dependent transcriptional regulator encodes MATQRLLFLTPAQAVTGIFPALRDAGFELGIAENLKGASAFISKSGPGIIFARPTLPGFRVEDLLAVGAEDPHFPPVIVVADKGSPQEAERLLNLGARDYWLEPLDVERVKIAAGAARRQPAPAPAASTLGGRRPVCPQGAGPRIVGNHPSIRRVLQLARQVAPSRATVLITGASGTGKEMFARYLHAMSPRAARPFVAVNCAALPEHLLESELFGHEKGAFTGAIARKPGKFELADGGTLLLDEISEMDLALQAKLLRVLQEGEVDRVGGTETLKVDVRVLATTNRNLEEWVAQGKFRQDLYFRLNVIPLRLPSLHQRGDDVLDLARFFINLYIREYALPATDLAPSAVDWLKNYDFPGNVRELQNLMERAVLLANGRPLEPRHFLLEDEDWPLFEDETAPDPAAPAPSPTPTADAPAASAAAGGTAAATLTATAGPVIPLHEMERIMILKGLEVTAGNRTQAAELLGISVRTLRNKLNEYRAAGHPVE; translated from the coding sequence ATGGCCACGCAACGTCTGCTCTTCCTCACTCCCGCTCAGGCCGTGACCGGCATCTTCCCCGCGTTACGCGACGCGGGCTTTGAACTGGGCATTGCCGAAAATCTCAAGGGCGCGTCGGCCTTCATCAGCAAATCCGGGCCGGGCATCATCTTCGCCCGCCCCACCCTGCCGGGCTTTCGTGTGGAAGACCTGCTGGCCGTGGGCGCGGAAGACCCGCACTTTCCCCCGGTCATCGTGGTGGCCGACAAAGGCAGCCCTCAGGAGGCCGAACGCCTGCTCAACCTGGGCGCGCGCGACTACTGGCTGGAACCCCTGGATGTGGAGCGCGTCAAAATCGCCGCCGGCGCCGCACGCCGCCAGCCCGCACCGGCCCCCGCCGCCTCCACCCTGGGCGGCCGCAGGCCCGTCTGCCCCCAGGGCGCGGGCCCGCGCATCGTGGGCAACCACCCCAGCATCCGCCGCGTGCTCCAGCTGGCCCGCCAGGTGGCCCCATCCCGCGCAACGGTGCTCATTACCGGCGCTTCCGGCACAGGCAAAGAAATGTTTGCCCGCTACCTGCACGCCATGAGCCCCCGCGCCGCCCGCCCCTTCGTTGCCGTCAACTGCGCCGCCCTGCCCGAACACCTGCTGGAAAGCGAACTCTTCGGCCACGAAAAAGGCGCGTTTACCGGGGCCATTGCCCGCAAACCCGGCAAGTTTGAACTGGCCGACGGCGGCACCCTGCTGCTGGACGAAATTTCAGAAATGGACCTGGCCCTGCAGGCCAAACTCCTGCGCGTGCTCCAGGAAGGCGAGGTGGACCGCGTGGGCGGCACGGAAACCCTCAAAGTTGACGTGCGCGTGCTGGCCACCACCAACCGCAACCTCGAAGAATGGGTCGCCCAGGGCAAATTTCGCCAGGATCTCTATTTCCGCCTTAACGTCATTCCCCTGCGCCTGCCCTCCCTGCACCAGCGTGGCGACGACGTGCTGGACCTGGCCCGCTTTTTCATCAATCTCTATATCCGTGAATACGCCCTCCCGGCCACAGACCTGGCCCCCAGCGCCGTGGACTGGCTCAAAAATTACGACTTTCCCGGCAATGTGCGCGAACTGCAGAACCTCATGGAACGCGCCGTGCTCCTGGCCAACGGCCGCCCCCTGGAGCCCCGCCACTTCCTTCTCGAAGACGAAGATTGGCCCCTCTTTGAAGACGAAACCGCGCCGGACCCAGCAGCCCCGGCGCCATCCCCAACCCCCACGGCCGATGCCCCGGCAGCCTCCGCCGCAGCCGGTGGCACTGCCGCTGCAACGCTCACTGCCACCGCCGGACCGGTCATCCCCCTCCACGAAATGGAACGCATCATGATCCTCAAAGGCCTGGAAGTTACCGCCGGCAACCGTACCCAGGCCGCCGAACTCCTCGGTATCTCCGTGCGCACCCTGCGCAATAAGCTCAACGAATACCGCGCCGCCGGGCATCCGGTGGAATAA
- a CDS encoding penicillin-binding protein 1A → MKMRRMLKKSLLWLVGLLFVGGVLGTAAVAMLFYWASRDLPDLNRLAEYQQPQATVILARDNSVLGTLYHEKRYVIGLKDMSRYLPMAFLAAEDDSFYQHMGVDPVAILRAAINNLRKGRQGEGGSTITQQLIKQLLLTSERSYTRKMKEAILAYRVEQDYTKDQILTVYLNQIYLGEHAYGVEAAARTYFGKHAADITLAESAVIAGLPKAPSTYNPFRRPEEAKTRQMYVLGRLRDLKWITPEEYAQAAAEPLVYWSMPEGVGGAALWYLEEARRLLIEFFTEQNLKALGVDTRKYGADYVYEAGLTVRTAMDPVQQEAAGAALRRGLEELDKRQGWRGPLQKLDPTAQQAFIQASAFTPLDLAGNGWVKALVTGVEAREARVTLGRGYSGVIPVAQMSWARKPNPKVAGVYAPAVKDVRQVLSPGDVVWVSAADLTRAGKDAKGRKTQISEPFDPSQVQKGAPVTLRLQQEPVVQGALASVEARNGDVVALIGGYQFGDSHFNRATQARRQPGSSFKPVVYSTALDYGFTAASTVLDAPFVYVNPYTNEVWRPSNYEHNYKGELPLHTALALSRNTCTVRVAQQVGIANVVQRAKALGLEPHFPQELAISLGAVAVSPLNLTQAYAAFANQGLGVRPRIITSITDSRGRELYRQDVEHWQAVSPQNAYIMATLLKEVVNQGTGGRAKVEGRIIAGKTGTTNDEHDAWFVGFSPYLVTGVYVGYDQLRSLGRLEQGGRTAAPIFRYYRSTIEHLYPNDDFTMPEGIVMADGLAFKADEPMQGASATAPGTEDGSVVDTSQGGEDLMRQMF, encoded by the coding sequence ATGAAAATGCGTCGTATGCTTAAAAAGAGCCTGCTCTGGCTGGTGGGTCTGCTGTTTGTGGGCGGCGTGCTCGGTACGGCCGCCGTGGCCATGCTGTTTTACTGGGCTTCGCGCGATCTGCCGGACCTCAACCGCCTGGCCGAGTACCAGCAGCCCCAGGCCACGGTCATTCTGGCCCGGGACAACTCCGTTTTGGGCACCCTGTACCATGAAAAACGTTACGTCATCGGCCTCAAGGACATGTCGCGCTATCTGCCCATGGCCTTTCTGGCGGCCGAGGACGACAGCTTCTACCAGCATATGGGCGTGGACCCGGTGGCCATTCTGCGCGCGGCCATCAACAACCTCCGCAAGGGTCGGCAGGGCGAGGGCGGCAGCACCATCACCCAGCAGCTCATCAAACAGCTGCTGCTTACCTCCGAGCGCAGTTACACCCGCAAGATGAAGGAAGCCATCCTGGCCTACAGGGTGGAGCAGGACTACACCAAGGACCAGATCCTCACTGTCTACCTCAACCAGATCTACCTGGGTGAACACGCCTACGGCGTGGAGGCTGCGGCCCGCACCTACTTCGGCAAACACGCGGCGGACATTACCCTGGCCGAGAGCGCGGTTATTGCCGGTCTGCCCAAGGCCCCCAGCACGTACAATCCCTTCCGCCGACCCGAAGAGGCCAAAACCCGGCAGATGTATGTACTGGGCCGTCTGCGCGATCTTAAATGGATTACGCCTGAAGAATACGCTCAGGCCGCTGCCGAGCCCCTGGTCTACTGGAGCATGCCCGAAGGCGTGGGCGGCGCGGCCCTTTGGTATCTGGAAGAAGCCCGGCGCCTGCTCATTGAATTTTTTACGGAGCAGAATCTTAAGGCTCTGGGCGTGGATACGCGCAAATACGGCGCGGACTACGTTTATGAGGCCGGACTTACAGTGCGCACGGCCATGGACCCGGTGCAGCAAGAGGCCGCCGGCGCGGCCCTGCGGCGCGGACTGGAAGAGCTGGACAAGCGCCAGGGCTGGCGCGGCCCCCTGCAAAAGCTGGATCCGACCGCGCAGCAGGCCTTTATCCAGGCCAGCGCCTTTACGCCTCTGGATCTGGCTGGTAACGGCTGGGTCAAGGCCCTGGTCACGGGTGTGGAGGCCCGCGAGGCCCGCGTGACCCTGGGGCGGGGCTATAGCGGGGTCATCCCCGTGGCGCAGATGTCCTGGGCGCGCAAACCCAATCCCAAGGTGGCCGGCGTTTACGCCCCGGCCGTCAAGGACGTCCGTCAGGTGCTTTCCCCCGGCGACGTGGTCTGGGTTTCGGCTGCGGACCTGACGCGGGCGGGCAAGGATGCCAAAGGCCGCAAAACGCAGATCTCCGAGCCCTTTGATCCCTCTCAGGTCCAAAAGGGCGCGCCTGTGACCCTGCGTCTGCAGCAGGAACCCGTGGTGCAGGGGGCGCTGGCTTCGGTGGAAGCCCGCAACGGCGACGTGGTGGCCCTTATCGGCGGCTACCAGTTTGGGGACAGCCACTTCAACCGTGCCACCCAGGCCCGGCGGCAGCCCGGCTCCAGCTTCAAACCCGTGGTCTACTCCACCGCTCTGGATTATGGCTTTACGGCCGCCTCCACCGTGCTGGACGCGCCCTTCGTCTATGTCAATCCTTATACCAACGAAGTCTGGCGGCCTTCCAACTACGAGCACAACTACAAGGGCGAGCTGCCCTTGCACACGGCCCTGGCTCTTTCGCGCAATACTTGTACCGTGCGGGTGGCGCAACAGGTGGGCATAGCCAACGTGGTGCAGCGGGCCAAGGCCCTGGGGCTGGAACCGCACTTTCCGCAGGAGCTGGCCATCAGCCTGGGCGCGGTGGCCGTTTCGCCCCTTAACCTGACCCAGGCCTATGCGGCTTTTGCCAATCAGGGGCTGGGCGTGCGCCCGCGCATCATCACCTCCATCACCGATTCCCGCGGGCGGGAACTTTACCGGCAGGACGTGGAGCACTGGCAGGCCGTCAGCCCGCAGAACGCCTATATTATGGCCACCTTGCTCAAGGAAGTGGTGAACCAGGGCACAGGCGGCCGGGCCAAGGTGGAAGGCCGCATTATTGCGGGCAAGACCGGCACCACCAACGACGAGCACGACGCCTGGTTTGTGGGCTTTTCGCCCTATCTGGTCACGGGCGTCTATGTGGGCTACGACCAGCTGCGCAGTCTGGGCCGCCTGGAGCAGGGCGGCCGCACGGCCGCGCCCATCTTTCGGTATTATCGCAGCACTATAGAACACCTCTACCCCAATGATGACTTTACCATGCCTGAGGGCATTGTCATGGCGGACGGGCTGGCCTTCAAGGCCGACGAACCCATGCAGGGCGCTTCGGCTACAGCGCCGGGCACCGAGGACGGCAGCGTGGTGGACACCTCTCAGGGGGGGGAAGATCTTATGCGGCAGATGTTCTAG